Proteins found in one Planctomycetes bacterium MalM25 genomic segment:
- the xylR_4 gene encoding Xylose operon regulatory protein: MIREPISTSGAGQVSAPVESPPDSLKQIAVLVETDSSAGCRIIRGISNYAERHGRWHLLLDPRDHEHRSALPDGWQGHGIIARITSQKQLEQLQSRRLPLVNVDDVIEPQEGLASVITDESALAEMALSHLLDRGFRQFAYFAPPSLDYSKRRSSAFAQKVQDAGYQCAVYKPGYRAGRRLSWAERLKRVDRWIRSLPQPIGVLAVDANRARQLAEICHLSGIRVPDDVAVLAGSLDELLCDVCTPPLSAVNVASERIGHDAAQLLDAMIAGHAEPAAPIEIPPRGVQSRQSTDLLAIDDEEIVDALRYIRHHACRGIIVEDILRQVPISRRSLEIQFRKYLGRSPAREIRRVQLEKSRDLLGRRELSITEVALACGFANATRFGVAFKKDTGKTPHSFRKELLAGQRQTTIGV, translated from the coding sequence GTGATACGAGAACCGATCTCCACTTCTGGCGCGGGACAGGTCTCCGCCCCGGTCGAGTCGCCCCCCGACTCGCTCAAGCAGATTGCCGTGCTGGTCGAGACCGATTCGAGCGCCGGTTGCCGGATTATCCGAGGCATCTCGAACTACGCGGAGCGTCACGGCCGGTGGCACCTGCTTCTCGATCCGCGTGACCACGAGCACCGCTCCGCGTTGCCCGATGGTTGGCAGGGCCACGGCATCATTGCGCGAATCACTTCGCAGAAGCAGCTCGAACAGCTGCAATCGCGTCGTCTGCCCCTGGTGAACGTTGATGACGTGATCGAGCCGCAGGAGGGCCTCGCCTCGGTCATCACCGACGAGAGCGCCTTGGCGGAGATGGCTCTCTCGCACCTGCTCGACCGCGGCTTTCGCCAGTTCGCCTACTTTGCCCCTCCCAGCCTCGATTACTCGAAGCGTCGAAGCTCCGCCTTCGCGCAGAAGGTACAGGATGCAGGCTACCAATGCGCCGTCTACAAGCCGGGCTACCGCGCCGGACGCCGGCTCAGCTGGGCGGAGCGTCTTAAGCGAGTCGATCGCTGGATCCGGTCACTTCCCCAGCCTATCGGCGTGTTGGCAGTCGACGCCAACCGCGCCCGGCAGCTCGCCGAGATCTGCCACCTTTCGGGAATCCGCGTGCCGGACGACGTGGCGGTGCTAGCCGGGAGCCTCGATGAGTTGCTGTGCGATGTCTGCACGCCCCCCTTATCCGCCGTGAATGTCGCCAGCGAGCGGATCGGGCACGACGCGGCCCAGCTGCTCGACGCCATGATCGCCGGCCACGCCGAGCCCGCCGCCCCGATCGAGATCCCGCCCCGCGGCGTTCAGAGTCGGCAATCGACCGACCTGCTGGCGATCGACGACGAGGAGATCGTCGACGCCCTCCGCTACATACGCCACCACGCCTGCCGCGGCATCATTGTGGAGGACATCCTGCGGCAGGTGCCCATCTCGCGTCGGAGCCTGGAGATCCAGTTCCGTAAGTACCTGGGGCGTTCGCCCGCCCGCGAGATCCGCCGGGTGCAGCTCGAGAAGAGCCGCGACCTCTTGGGACGCCGCGAGCTGTCGATCACCGAGGTTGCGCTCGCCTGCGGTTTCGCGAACGCGACCCGCTTCGGCGTGGCGTTCAAGAAGGACACCGGCAAGACGCCGCACTCGTTCCGCAAAGAGCTGCTCGCGGGTCAGCGTCAAACGACGATCGGCGTCTAA
- a CDS encoding murein peptide amidase A has translation MLLWDDLVARSVITCPEGGWKPTAVSAAVEAILVDAAVPVERQVVGHSFEGRPIELLTLGEGPKRAMMWSQMHGDEPTHTSALLNLLRLLTAADSPAEKLLRGLTIGMILPLNPDGAERNTRQNAQGIDINRDALDFATSEGRAFRAAIEGFKPDYGFNLHNQRHRLAVGKPPEPASVSLLVPPLDVEDTQTDTVREANRVAAVFCERVREHCGGRVSRYGADFMARAFGEWVQRQGVSIILVEAGGWPGSDFKTLEEIHFAAFAQTLEAIAATALGESDGLDACDPDSYLTLPRSSEYLLYDLVIRGRGVAQLPADSDEATLADAAIGVDFPSRKAGVRCERGLVTGLGDLHENGGVDVLESDGVVLPGRILLATPSEDAFDESPADWESLAGSGATTVLIPIDLAAGGVEHQVAVAKRLKAPLNAALIARWDGELEGTDKGLILRRLTQGLAGGVVATIGPLPQKLVEACCRMGLPAVDPETIPTRHDAPPATVDDWLVETRRVADQLRWEERGRLGLNTPADIVLVDPQDNAIAQDCLRAVLVGGTVVRDADGLNHDSPGQWIPWGGPKG, from the coding sequence ATGCTTCTCTGGGATGATCTCGTCGCCCGTTCGGTCATCACCTGCCCGGAAGGGGGGTGGAAGCCGACTGCCGTGAGCGCCGCGGTCGAGGCGATCCTTGTGGACGCCGCTGTTCCTGTCGAACGCCAAGTGGTTGGCCATTCGTTCGAGGGGCGCCCGATCGAGCTGCTCACGCTCGGCGAGGGGCCGAAGCGGGCCATGATGTGGTCGCAGATGCACGGCGACGAGCCGACCCACACCAGCGCGTTGCTGAACTTGCTGCGGCTGCTGACCGCCGCCGACTCGCCCGCGGAGAAGTTGCTGCGGGGTTTGACGATCGGCATGATCTTGCCGCTCAACCCGGACGGCGCTGAGCGCAACACGCGGCAGAACGCCCAGGGGATCGACATCAACCGCGACGCGCTCGACTTCGCCACCAGCGAAGGTCGCGCCTTCCGCGCCGCGATCGAAGGCTTCAAGCCCGACTACGGCTTCAACCTGCACAACCAGCGGCATCGCTTGGCGGTCGGCAAGCCGCCCGAGCCGGCATCGGTCTCGTTGCTCGTCCCGCCGCTAGACGTGGAGGACACGCAGACCGACACCGTCCGCGAGGCGAACCGGGTCGCTGCCGTCTTCTGCGAGCGGGTCCGCGAGCACTGCGGCGGCCGGGTTTCTCGCTACGGCGCCGACTTCATGGCCCGCGCCTTCGGTGAGTGGGTGCAGCGGCAGGGCGTTTCGATCATCCTCGTCGAGGCGGGGGGCTGGCCCGGCAGCGACTTCAAGACGCTCGAAGAGATCCACTTTGCCGCGTTCGCCCAAACCCTCGAGGCGATCGCCGCCACCGCCTTGGGCGAGTCCGACGGGCTCGACGCTTGTGACCCGGATAGCTACCTGACCCTGCCTCGCTCGTCGGAGTACTTGTTGTACGATCTGGTGATCCGCGGACGCGGCGTCGCGCAGCTGCCCGCCGACAGTGACGAGGCGACCCTCGCCGACGCCGCGATCGGAGTCGATTTTCCCTCTCGTAAGGCGGGCGTGCGTTGTGAGCGCGGACTGGTGACCGGGCTCGGCGACCTGCACGAGAATGGGGGCGTCGATGTGCTGGAGTCGGATGGCGTCGTGCTGCCCGGCCGCATCCTGTTGGCGACGCCATCGGAGGACGCGTTCGACGAGAGCCCCGCCGACTGGGAGTCTCTCGCCGGTTCTGGCGCCACAACAGTCTTGATCCCGATCGATCTGGCCGCGGGTGGGGTTGAGCACCAGGTCGCCGTCGCCAAGCGTTTAAAAGCCCCGCTCAACGCCGCCCTCATTGCAAGATGGGACGGTGAACTCGAGGGGACCGACAAGGGATTGATCTTGCGCCGGCTCACTCAAGGCCTCGCCGGGGGCGTCGTGGCGACCATCGGTCCGCTTCCGCAGAAGCTGGTCGAGGCGTGCTGCCGCATGGGCCTGCCCGCGGTCGATCCCGAGACCATCCCGACACGGCACGATGCGCCGCCCGCGACCGTGGATGACTGGTTGGTCGAGACGCGCCGAGTCGCCGACCAGCTGCGTTGGGAAGAGCGTGGCCGCCTCGGCCTGAACACGCCGGCGGACATCGTGCTTGTTGACCCGCAAGATAACGCCATTGCGCAGGACTGCTTGCGGGCCGTCTTGGTGGGCGGTACCGTCGTCCGCGACGCCGACGGGTTGAACCACGACTCGCCCGGCCAATGGATCCCGTGGGGCGGGCCGAAGGGATAG
- the spmA gene encoding Spore maturation protein A, producing MLNRIWFWLIVIGVLYAPVRSVVRPLVGFQPELIVAEEGAEPREVTLSDLGKRVTESAIDGANVAVDLLLSLIGIMVLWLGLMQVAKDAGLIDALAWLLRPLMRWLFPEVPEGHPAQGAMLMNISANVLGLDNAATPFGLAAMKELQELNPDKETATNAMATFLAINTSSVTLVPISVIGYRIAAGSDNPAGPLAYIMLATLVSTLVAIIAVRTLAKLPAFAINPAASGAAEEEEL from the coding sequence ATGCTCAATCGCATCTGGTTCTGGCTGATTGTGATCGGCGTGCTGTACGCGCCGGTGCGGTCGGTGGTCAGGCCCCTGGTCGGTTTTCAGCCCGAGTTGATCGTCGCCGAGGAGGGCGCCGAGCCCCGAGAGGTGACGCTCTCCGACCTGGGCAAGCGCGTGACCGAGTCAGCCATCGACGGCGCGAACGTGGCGGTGGATCTGCTGCTCAGCCTGATCGGGATCATGGTCCTGTGGCTCGGCCTGATGCAGGTCGCCAAGGACGCCGGCCTGATTGATGCGTTGGCTTGGTTGCTTCGTCCGCTGATGCGTTGGCTGTTCCCCGAAGTGCCGGAGGGTCACCCCGCGCAGGGGGCGATGCTCATGAACATCTCCGCTAACGTGCTGGGGCTCGATAACGCGGCCACGCCCTTCGGGCTCGCCGCCATGAAGGAGTTGCAGGAGCTCAATCCCGATAAAGAGACCGCCACCAACGCGATGGCGACCTTCCTGGCGATCAACACGAGCAGCGTCACGTTGGTGCCGATTTCGGTGATCGGCTACCGCATCGCCGCCGGCAGCGACAACCCGGCCGGTCCGTTGGCCTACATCATGCTCGCGACGCTCGTGAGCACCCTGGTGGCGATCATCGCGGTTCGCACGCTCGCCAAGTTGCCGGCCTTCGCGATCAACCCCGCGGCAAGCGGTGCGGCTGAGGAGGAGGAGTTGTGA
- the spmB gene encoding Spore maturation protein B: protein MSGFPEAFVAGAEIVSQWTVPCVIFMIVLAAKLRGVAMYESFIVGAKEGFNVVIMIIPYLVAILFAIKVFLASGLFEDLKWLAGKVLGSVGLEGLTESFELLPLALTKPLSGGAARGVLVDLFDRFGPDSFLGNTGSLMMGSTETTFYVLSVYFGAVGIKRFRHTLPACLIADLAGLVAALLLGWLLFT, encoded by the coding sequence GTGAGCGGTTTCCCCGAAGCCTTCGTCGCCGGCGCCGAGATCGTCAGCCAATGGACGGTGCCTTGCGTGATCTTTATGATCGTGCTCGCCGCCAAGCTGCGCGGCGTGGCGATGTACGAGTCGTTTATTGTGGGGGCCAAAGAGGGGTTCAACGTGGTCATCATGATCATCCCCTACTTGGTGGCGATCCTCTTCGCGATCAAGGTCTTCCTCGCGAGTGGTCTGTTCGAGGACTTGAAGTGGCTGGCGGGCAAAGTGCTCGGATCGGTCGGTCTGGAGGGGCTGACCGAATCGTTCGAACTGCTGCCCCTCGCTTTAACCAAGCCGCTGTCGGGCGGAGCCGCACGCGGTGTGCTCGTCGATCTTTTCGACCGCTTCGGACCGGACAGCTTCTTGGGCAACACCGGCTCGTTGATGATGGGCAGCACCGAGACGACCTTCTACGTCCTGAGTGTCTATTTTGGTGCGGTTGGAATTAAGCGGTTCCGCCACACCTTGCCAGCTTGCCTGATTGCCGATCTGGCCGGTCTGGTCGCGGCGCTCTTGCTCGGGTGGTTGCTGTTCACTTGA
- the ykfA_2 gene encoding putative murein peptide carboxypeptidase → MQLTRPPALKPGDAISVVAPASSPRREACDRALEALARAGYTPKVYRDFCQPHGYLAGVDAERVDELEQAFRDPDTSAVLAVRGGYGVGRILDRIDFGLLTERPKIVCGYSDITALHAAIQRRCGMISFHGPNLMSGLGDTDDDTQAERDAALDLFTGRRGEGADLLSGAATPATLTGGVAEGRLVGGNLAVMMSLLGTPDQPDFYGAILLLEDTGEVPYRVDRLLNQLRMSGLLQRIAGAVLGYFSNAESRRGPSVDEVLGEFFEPLGVPVITGAPIGHEHPNLTAPLGARVRLDADGSRLLLDEAVVSL, encoded by the coding sequence ATGCAGCTGACCCGACCACCCGCCCTGAAGCCCGGCGATGCGATCTCGGTCGTGGCGCCCGCCAGCTCGCCCCGCCGCGAGGCTTGTGACCGTGCGCTGGAGGCCCTTGCCAGGGCTGGCTACACGCCGAAGGTCTACCGCGATTTCTGCCAGCCACACGGTTACCTGGCGGGCGTCGACGCGGAGCGGGTCGATGAACTGGAGCAGGCTTTCCGTGACCCGGACACCTCGGCCGTTCTTGCCGTTCGCGGTGGTTACGGTGTGGGGCGGATCCTGGACCGCATCGACTTTGGATTGCTGACCGAACGCCCCAAGATTGTCTGCGGGTACAGCGACATCACGGCCTTGCACGCCGCGATCCAGCGCCGCTGCGGGATGATCTCGTTCCACGGCCCCAACCTGATGTCCGGGCTAGGCGATACGGACGACGACACCCAAGCCGAACGCGATGCGGCCCTCGACCTGTTCACGGGACGACGGGGTGAAGGCGCCGACTTGCTGTCCGGCGCCGCCACGCCCGCGACTCTCACCGGCGGCGTCGCCGAGGGGCGGCTCGTTGGCGGGAACCTGGCGGTGATGATGTCGCTCCTGGGGACGCCCGACCAGCCCGATTTCTACGGCGCCATCCTCTTGCTGGAGGACACCGGCGAGGTCCCGTACCGGGTCGATCGCCTGCTCAACCAGCTCCGCATGAGCGGGCTCTTGCAGCGGATCGCCGGGGCCGTCCTCGGATACTTCAGCAACGCCGAATCCCGCCGGGGGCCTTCGGTCGATGAGGTCCTGGGCGAGTTTTTCGAGCCGTTAGGCGTGCCGGTGATCACCGGGGCTCCGATCGGCCACGAGCACCCGAATCTGACGGCGCCGCTCGGGGCCCGTGTCCGCCTGGACGCCGACGGAAGCCGCCTGCTTCTGGATGAGGCGGTCGTCTCGCTCTGA
- the ycjG gene encoding L-Ala-D/L-Glu epimerase gives MQPSQPHNVIELATTAYQLPLKHVFTIARGSTTVRDTLIVSLSSGGQTGYGEATANSYYNATIPELQADIEGVTPLLAEFDATEYNSTEPDTLIDRLIPRLAEALGQKSFARCALDLAVHDLWGKLRGEPLWKLWGLDPADAPTSNYTIGIDSIPKMVEKAKEVADWPLLKIKLGTEEDLDIVRELRRHTDAVFRVDANCGWTAEQTIAFAPELKELGVEFIEQPLPADDREGARRVREESALPIIADESCVGESDVARCDGHFHGINIKLTKCGGLAPARRMVAEARRLGLQVMAGCMTESTVGISALGQLAPMLDYVDMDGAALLAEDIADGVRVEAGKAHYPDRAGSGIELLTNL, from the coding sequence GTGCAACCTAGCCAACCGCACAACGTGATCGAACTCGCCACCACCGCCTACCAGCTCCCTCTGAAGCACGTCTTCACGATCGCGCGGGGCTCGACGACCGTCCGCGACACGCTGATCGTCTCGCTCTCGTCGGGCGGGCAGACCGGCTACGGCGAGGCGACGGCCAACTCGTACTACAACGCGACAATCCCCGAGCTGCAGGCAGACATTGAGGGCGTCACTCCGCTGCTGGCCGAATTCGACGCGACGGAATACAACTCGACGGAACCCGACACGCTGATTGATCGGCTCATCCCTCGCCTGGCTGAGGCGTTGGGCCAGAAGTCGTTCGCTCGGTGCGCACTCGACCTCGCTGTCCACGATCTGTGGGGCAAGCTGCGCGGCGAGCCGCTCTGGAAGCTGTGGGGACTCGACCCTGCCGACGCGCCGACGTCCAACTACACGATCGGCATCGATTCGATCCCCAAGATGGTCGAGAAGGCGAAGGAGGTTGCCGATTGGCCTTTGCTCAAGATCAAGCTCGGCACGGAAGAGGATCTCGACATCGTTCGCGAGCTGCGACGGCACACAGACGCGGTCTTCCGGGTCGATGCGAACTGCGGCTGGACCGCTGAACAGACGATCGCCTTCGCGCCGGAGCTGAAGGAGCTGGGCGTCGAGTTCATCGAGCAACCTCTGCCGGCGGACGACCGCGAGGGCGCCCGTCGGGTGCGTGAAGAGTCGGCCTTGCCGATCATCGCTGACGAGAGTTGCGTCGGCGAGTCGGACGTGGCCCGATGCGACGGCCACTTCCACGGAATCAACATCAAGCTCACCAAATGCGGCGGCCTCGCGCCCGCTCGCCGGATGGTCGCCGAGGCCCGCCGGCTCGGGCTGCAAGTGATGGCGGGTTGCATGACCGAGTCAACGGTTGGCATCTCTGCGCTGGGCCAACTCGCTCCGATGCTCGACTACGTCGACATGGACGGCGCCGCGCTGCTCGCCGAAGACATCGCCGACGGCGTTCGCGTCGAGGCGGGGAAGGCGCACTACCCGGACCGGGCCGGTTCGGGGATCGAGCTACTCACGAATCTTTGA